One genomic region from Yamadazyma tenuis chromosome 4, complete sequence encodes:
- a CDS encoding uncharacterized protein (COG:U; BUSCO:EOG09260WCZ; EggNog:ENOG503NXI4), producing the protein MDAESSFSSSVYFQNLNSAFDDVSSEPSSISPLGPNSIYELTIASDLARARRRASKTQVTLNGGVTTVYNLKVPTTKDIPPIQLEKLKKITNDEIASKLLKDIDAEYKMFDDSYKSLTTDTLQKFTEAAAKDVSVDVSSTIDGDKFSTDSNYNGINEQLNDKIPTVFSDPKFRLDDPRVFKKVIGEYNILPDIDDLESGGSSKQNIASNNQLQDKLSHYLDSVEISLIDEISKSSNSFFSTIEDIKTVQNKSEECVDQFKKIKKHLEELESEENTAGLRILSLIMERKKIEMLESSIIQIKYVTSLCELAQSSFSKGNNAKCLNEILLAEGLIYGKDICDIPPESSVTLPKLRYPLLDISGLPALFNLQNDLQNLKNQCSRGYIIDFNDLLIEDLKSHYSQVPLSDTLNRMYYGVDKSKTFNPKDLNNSYQLMSDTTKASLKDYVENLVKSGHLSQSFQSYQDRIIVEVKDIIKMHIPKGLASADNSNAPSRSASAAPEPQGPPESNQGSGSLSSILKSLSSKEFELMLVKIFCGLSECFRRLTLQQKILLDLALSSIPPSEEVNVMVFDLTLAINKAIELTQLRLSKIINVRSEQLADSPVTVYTRFYSLCSTYLQECELINPGYVASGAGSSLNDWVKNHVSYFVHRFHSNCLKSIAHEADKEVWREVTDDMALTVTQNQLNEIILYSKSFEGRNLSPVIDEWRKLLVLFNYGSVEELKVQPKEDITKLTIEKESFMVPKLALTSIRHVRDYLIVSRIFQIRNSPIENNVLNFFKLLNAKTAHAILNAGATRTAGLKHITTKHLALSIQEAEFNIALLAHVSTIFKSISKSISPQPPNINQAQGGSEELTFSKIINTFKDHESELCSKLVSIMYDRTVTHCNGIVKIDWTEPLMHPKQCHTYMEVLVKETLTVAKVLQKYLPEVKYSLILSQIFNNYKKLLVECFCTQLPQFKDFNEKHSLLKDIDYFRVKLCELPGYATSGQVIWENVNALPTIEDMTMDEVMRHNIEGERKSATKKDESPIPQIRKEEPKEEPKEEPKEEPKEEPKEEPKQEPKEEPKEEHKEEHKEEPKEEHKEEHKEEHKEEHKEEHKEEHKEEPKEEHKEEPKEEHKEEHKEEPKEEPKEEHKEEPKEEPKEEPKEEHKEEPKEEHKEEHKEEPKEEPKEEPKEEPKEEPKEEPKEEPKEEPKEELKEEPKEESKGEEEEAIVPNGESGKDSNINIDNPHEPVNGDNKAEGVDK; encoded by the coding sequence ATGGACGCAGAGAGCAGTTTCCTGTCTTCCGTGTACTTCCAGAACCTCAATTCAGCATTTGATGATGTCTCCAGTGAACCAAGTTCAATCTCTCCGCTAGGACCTAATTCCATATATGAATTGACCATTGCATCAGATTTGGCTCGTGCAAGACGCAGAGCTTCAAAGACCCAAGTTACACTAAACGGTGGTGTCACAACCGTATATAATTTGAAAGTTCCTACGACTAAGGATATCCCACCAATACAGCTTGAAAAGCTCAAGAAGATAACCAATGATGAGATAGCTTCCAAACTACTTAAAGATATCGATGCCGAGTATAAGATGTTTGATGACAGTTATAAGTCTTTGACGACCGACACCCTTCAGAAATTTACGGAGGCTGCAGCTAAAGATGTTAGCGTTGATGTCTCATCTACCATAGATGGTGACAAATTTTCAACTGATTCCAATTACAATGGAATAAACGAACAACTTAATGATAAAATACCCACAGTGTTTTCAGACCCTAAATTTAGACTCGACGATCCTAGAGTCTTCAAGAAAGTTATTGGTGAATACAATATTTTACctgatattgatgatttggagaGTGGTGGTTCTTCCAAACAGAATATTGCAAGCAACAACCAACTACAAGACAAATTGTCCCATTATTTGGACTCGGTAGAAATTAGTCTCATCGATGAAATCTCTAAATCTTCTAACTCATTTTTCAGTACTATCGAAGATATCAAAACAGTTCAAAACAAGTCCGAAGAATGCGTTGATCAGTTtaaaaaaataaaaaagCATTTggaggaattggaatcaGAGGAAAATACTGCAGGTTTGAGGATTTTGAGCTTGATAATGGAACGAAAGAAGATTGAAATGTTGGAAAGCTCAATAATCCAAATAAAATATGTGACTTCCTTATGCGAATTAGCCCAATCTTCATTCAGTAAAGGCAACAACGCAAAATGCTTGAATGAAATATTGCTAGCAGAAGGATTGATATATGGTAAAGATATATGTGATATTCCCCCTGAGTCCTCCGTTACACTACCAAAGCTTAGATATCCTTTGTTGGATATATCGGGATTACCAGCATTATTCAATCTTCAGAATGATCTCcagaatttgaaaaatcaaTGTTCGAGAGGTTATATAATCGACTTTAATGATTTAttgattgaagatttgaagtcACACTACTCTCAAGTGCCCCTTTCAGATACATTGAATAGAATGTATTACGGGGTGGATAAGTCCAAGACTTTCAACCCAAAAGATTTGAATAACTCCTATCAGTTGATGAGCGATACAACAAAAGCTAGTCTCAAGGATTATGTGGAGAATTTGGTAAAATCTGGCCACTTATCCCAATCTTTTCAGTCTTACCAAGATAGAATCATCGTTGAGGTTAAAGACATTATAAAAATGCATATTCCTAAAGGATTGGCTCTGGCAGACAACTCAAACGCACCATCGAGATCCGCCTCCGCTGCTCCTGAACCACAAGGCCCACCTGAACTGAATCAGGGTTCTGGTTCATTGTCATCaatcttgaagagtttATCCTCAAAGGAGTTCGAATTAATGTTGGTTAAGattttttgtggattgtCCGAATGTTTCCGTCGGTTAACCTTACAGCaaaagattttgttggacttAGCTTTGTCTTCTATCCCCCCATCGGAGGAAGTTAACGTGATGGTTTTTGACTTGACTTTGGCTATCAACAAAGCTATAGAATTGACCCAATTGAGGTTATCTAAAATTATCAATGTCAGATCTGAGCAACTCGCCGATTCTCCTGTCACTGTTTACACTAGGTTCTATTCACTTTGCTCAACGTACTTACAGGAATGTGAGTTGATAAACCCGGGATATGTTGCCAGTGGTGCAGGAAGCTCTTTAAATGACTGGGTAAAGAATCACGTGAGTTATTTTGTTCATAGATTTCATCTGAACTGCTTGAAATCTATTGCTCACGAGGCTGATAAAGAAGTCTGGAGAGAAGTTACTGATGATATGGCTTTGACTGTTACCCAGAATCAATTAAACGAAATTATATTATACTCCAAATCCTTCGAAGGTCGAAATCTAAGCCCAGTTATTGATGAATGGAGGAAGTTACTTGTTCTCTTCAATTACGGTTCTGTTGAGGAATTAAAAGTCCAACCTAAAGAAGATATAACCAAACTTACGATTGAAAAGGAGTCATTTATGGTTCCCAAGCTAGCATTGACTTCAATCCGCCATGTACGTGATTATCTAATCGTTTCAAGGATCTTTCAAATCCGGAACTCCCCTATTGAAAATAACgtcttgaactttttcaaattgcttAATGCTAAAACAGCGCATGCTATCTTGAATGCCGGTGCTACAAGAACTGCTGGGTTGAAACACATAACCACAAAACATTTGGCATTATCGATTCAAGAAGCTGAATTCAATATAGCTTTACTTGCACAtgtttcaacaatattCAAAAGCATTTCAAAAAGCATTTCTCCACAGCCACCGAACATAAATCAAGCACAAGGTGGATCCGAAGAGCTTACTTTCAGCAAAATTATCAACACGTTCAAGGACCATGAAAGTGAATTATGTTCCAAATTGGTGTCAATAATGTACGACAGAACGGTGACTCATTGTAATGGCATTGTTAAAATTGACTGGACTGAACCTTTAATGCACCCCAAGCAATGTCATACGTACATGGAAGTTTTGGTGAAGGAAACGTTAACAGTAGCAAAAGTTTTACAAAAATACCTTCCTGAGGTTAAGTACTCATTAAtattgctgcaaattttcaacaattaCAAGAAATTATTGGTTGAATGCTTCTGTACACAGTTGCCTCAattcaaagacttcaacGAAAAACATTCATTATTGAAGGATATTGACTACTTTAGAGTCAAGCTATGTGAGCTACCAGGATATGCTACTTCAGGACAAGTAATTTGGGAGAACGTCAATGctcttccaacaattgaagatatGACTATGGATGAGGTAATGAGACACAATATTGAAGGTGAGAGAAAAAGTGCAACAAAGAAAGACGAGTCGCCTATACCTCAGATTCGAAAGGAAGAACCTAAGGAAGAACCTAAGGAAGAACCtaaagaagaacccaaggAAGAACCTAAAGAGGAGCCTAAACAGGAGCCtaaagaagaacccaaggaagaacataaggaagaacataaggaagaacccaaggaagaacataaggaagaacataaggaagaacataaggaagaacataaggaagaacataaggaagaacataaggaagaacccaaggaagaacataaggaagaacccaaggaagaacatAAGGAAGAACATAAGGAAGAACCTAAAGAGGAGCCTAAAGAAGAACATAAGGAAGAACCCAAGGAAGAACCTAAAGAGGAGCCTAAAGAAGAACATAAGGAAGAAcccaaggaagaacatAAGGAAGAACATAAGGAAGAACCCAAGGAAGAACCCAAGGAAGAACCCAAGGAAGAACCTAAGGAAGAACCTAAAGAAGAACCTAAAGAGGAGCCTAAAGAGGAGCCTAAAGAAGAACTCAAGGAAGAACCCAAGGAAGAATCTAAAGgagaggaagaagaagctatTGTTCCAAATGGTGAACTGGGAAAAGACTCAAACATCAACATTGACAACCCTCATGAGCCTGTAAATGGGGATAACAAAGctgaaggtgttgataAATAA
- the MRI1 gene encoding S-methyl-5-thioribose-1-phosphate isomerase (COG:E; EggNog:ENOG503NVZ3), whose protein sequence is MSSDEKTLKAIKFNKNDVSLDILDQLLLPYTTKYIEIQTIEDAFQAIKKMQVRGAPAIAIVGAFAIAVEVFHYLQDKNSGKTVGDLIKDIDYLVTSRPTAVNLSNACNEIKDSLKKYDSSSLIVKEQSDLILDYAVNLYEDDLANNFKIGDNGVEYIKRVLNAENFKGPFSIMTICNTGSLATSGHGTALGIIRSAYSSLQKDVSKEEFFLEHVYPCETRPYNQGAKLTSYELNYEKIPFTLICDNMASALISTLNKSKAIKQSTAPVKFIIVGADRVVSNGDTANKIGTFQLSTISNHFNGIEKFQKIKFIVAAPKTTIDYKTQTGDDIIIEERPANELTSLKGPVIDGDKIGEKLVVGIAPPGISVWNPAFDVTPHELIDSIITEDPHVFEKNSNGEFELQ, encoded by the coding sequence ATGAGCTCTGACGAAAAGACCCTTAAGGCGATaaaattcaacaagaacgaCGTCTCTTTGGACATATTGGACCAGTTATTGTTACcttacaccaccaaataTATTGAGATCCAAACgattgaagatgctttccaagccatcaagaaaatgCAAGTGAGAGGTGCTCCAGCCATTGCAATTGTCGGTGCTTTTGCTATAGCAGTGGAAGTTTTCCATTATTTACAAGATAAGAACTCAGGAAAAACAGTTGGTGATTTAATAAAGGACATTGACTACTTGGTTACTTCTAGACCCACGGCCGTGAACCTTTCAAATGCTTGCAATGAGATTAAAGAttcattgaaaaagtaTGATCTGAGCTCCTTGATCGTCAAGGAGCAGAGtgacttgatcttggattATGCTGTTAACTTATATGAGGATGATTTAGctaacaacttcaagattgGGGACAATGGTGTCGAATACATTAAAAGAGTCTTAAATGCTGAGAATTTCAAAGGTCCTTTTTCAATAATGACCATTTGCAATACCGGATCATTAGCTACATCTGGTCACGGAACTGCCTTGGGTATCATTAGATCTGCTTACTCTAGTTTACAAAAAGATGTTTCCAAGGAAGAGTTTTTCTTGGAACATGTTTATCCTTGTGAAACCAGACCTTATAACCAAGGTGCCAAGCTTACAAGTTATGAGTTGAACTACGAGAAGATACCATTCACCTTGATTTGTGATAACATGGCTTCGGCATTGATCTCgactttgaacaaatcaaagGCAATCAAGCAATCAACTGCACCTGTTAAGTTCATTATCGTTGGTGCTGATAGAGTTGTTAGCAATGGAGATACTGCCAATAAAATTGGGACCTTCCAGCTCTCGACTATCAGCAACCATTTCAATGGGATAGAGAAGTTCCAGAAGATTAAATTCATTGTTGCAGCCCCCAAGACTACTATTGATTATAAAACTCAGACCGGTGACGATATAATTATTGAAGAGCGTCCAGCAAATGAACTTACAAGTTTGAAAGGACCTGTTATCGATGGGGACAAAATCGGGGAAAAGCTTGTTGTGGGAATTGCTCCTCCGGGGATCTCTGTATGGAACCCAGCCTTTGATGTGACTCCACATGAGCTTATTGATAGCATTATAACTGAAGATCCTCACgtgtttgaaaagaatAGTAATGGCGAGTTTGAGTTACAATAG
- the RRN3 gene encoding DNA independent RNA polymerase I transcription factor (BUSCO:EOG09261660; EggNog:ENOG503NZ4B; COG:K) encodes MNKKVREDDFNDKMYTIFVKTALEKLEHNRDTNQIESLTTKISLPRDNSESITTANFKVVLKNLISNVSKLDNESCNQLILSIIDYKWINVQDSEFKDIYSQFLLVLISSIPKYLFKVLNKICSEFKDVDNHSNHLHHSIMKNIVKYNPTILNKFPSVFQRNFPHYLASDSQLLSNYILNLVKALEYCGELQYDVWLLVIECCIKLDVELQNDLDDLDDEEIDELINGVEESDKGGNGENNSDDDSDSDADSDDEKDPEIDSGSDSEDENMGDEEYLINPMTTTKDIRLLVNRLDSIIHLLLKSASESFNAEQLNDGNGVYLFNTLSSLFRSHILPTHFTKSIQFLLFHITQYQMELSDSFLVLLIDITFNPSQILETRLKSMQYLSSYIARAKCLSKNQIVFVVSYLVGWLNKYIEEREFEINLSNSNDKSVGGMERFKLFYSTFQGLLYIFCFRYKLLQVEIKGDFEWEGEIDKFFQRVIITKFNPLKFIDETVCFIFANIATKLNVCYCYSIIEHNKRERMLHTSTDTKDNNLSLPASIGNFKQKQEFLDLEGYFPFDPLVLPLSKKLITSNYIEWSEVNPNQDEEDEDSASGSNHHTSSEEEDFEEENNNDGSSSSSDDNDTDEE; translated from the coding sequence ATGAATAAAAAGGTTAGAGAAGATGACTTTAACGACAAAATGTATACTATCTTTGTGAAAACTGCATTAGAGAAGCTTGAGCATAACAGAGACACGAATCAAATTGAATCTTTAACTACAAAAATAAGTCTTCCAAGGGATAATTCTGAGTCCATTACTACTGCCAATTTTAAGGtggtattgaagaatttgatttcaaacgTTTCAAAATTGGATAACGAATCCTGCAACCAGTTAATACTTCTGATCATAGATTACAAATGGATCAATGTCCAAGATTCTGAATTCAAAGATATTTATTCCCAATTTTTATTGgttttgatttcttcaatccCCAAATATCTATTCAAAGTCTTGAATAAGATTTGTCTGGAATTCAAGGACGTAGACAACCACTCCAACCACTTGCATCACAGTATTATGAAGAACATTGTCAAATATAATCCAACCATCTTAAACAAGTTTCCATCCGTTTTCCAACGGAATTTTCCCCATTACCTAGCATCGGACTCTCAATTATTGAGTAACTAtattttgaatttggttAAAGCCTTAGAGTATTGTGGGGAATTGCAGTACGATGTTTGGCTATTGGTCATTGAATGTTGCATAAAGCTTGACGTCGAATTGCAAAATGATCTAGATGAtttggatgatgaagaaatcgatgagttgatcaacgGAGTAGAAGAAAGTGACAAAGGAGGGAATGGTGAGAATAATTCAGATGATGACTCAGACTCAGACGCAGACTCAGACGACGAAAAGGATCCGGAAATTGACAGTGGTAGTGACAGTGAAGATGAGAATATGGGAGATGAAGAATACTTAATCAACCCAATGACAACTACAAAGGATATTAGATTGCTAGTCAACAGATTGGATTCAATAATCCATTTGCTATTGAAATCGGCATCGGAGTCGTTCAATGCCGAACAATTGAACGATGGTAATGGTGTTTatctcttcaacactttgtCTTCCCTTTTCAGAAGTCATATTTTACCCACTCACTTCACCAAACTGATCCAATTCCTCTTGTTTCATATCACCCAATACCAGATGGAATTGAGTGATTCATTTTTGGTTTTATTGATTGATATAACATTCAATCCTAGCCAAATTTTGGAAACCAGATTGAAGTCAATGCAATACTTATCTTCATATATTGCCAGAGCCAAGTGTCTTTCCAAGAATCAAATTGTCTTTGTGGTTAGTTACTTGGTGGGCTGGCTCAATAAGTATATTGAGGAAAGAGAGTTTGAGATCAACttatccaattccaatgaCAAAAGCGTTGGGGGAATGGAAAGATTTAAATTATTCTATTCTACATTTCAAGGGTTGTTATACATTTTTTGTTTCAGGTACAAGCTTTTGCAAGTGGAGAtcaaaggtgattttgaatggGAAGGGGAAATTGATAAGTTTTTTCAAAGGgttatcatcaccaaattcaatcCTTTGAAGTTTATTGACGAAACTGTATGTTTCATTTTTGCCAATATTGCAACAAAGTTGAACGTGTGTTATTGCTATTCTATAATTGAGCATaacaaaagagaaagaatgTTGCATACCAGCACAGACACCAAGGATAATAATCTCAGCCTTCCTGCGAGTATTGGTAACTTTAAGCAGAAGCAAGAGTTTTTGGATTTAGAGGGTTATTTCCCATTTGACCCGTTGGTTTTACCTTTAAGTAAGAAGCTCATTACCAGCAATTACATAGAATGGTCAGAGGTGAATCCAAATcaggatgaagaagacgaggaTAGTGCCAGTGGTAGTAATCATCATACTTCAAGCGAGGAAGAGGATTTTGAGGAAGAGAATAATAATGACGGTTCGAGTTCTAGTAGCGACGACAATGATACAGATGAAGAATGA
- the REG1 gene encoding protein phosphatase regulator (COG:S; EggNog:ENOG503NXI0), which produces MASHNINEVFTGGATTSQHIDAEDDDHFNNTTFKLKRTRSLGLLDEFISPLEEANKQENKDSTREEQESEAIEDPPTNTSKPTDNKLSINTSLEDQHTENDKPDSDKAVKTPFSPEFIPHDDNDIIIEPSIHVDYFSHQWDVSDISKSWRYIIQKRKDVANSARLENASWRTWAQRRSNLKTINPKELNWSKENDITWLYGPIVQEADASDDEHDEHEEHHKSTTATSKVAGDISIPNKPTKKSILKKRSVQDMMISHANLVKLEAMENRMKLKKAQRKEQLRKYNEENKGHKRTSSNEPPEFDDYEAISEKLNSQYRVSSNQSSSLNLIGMVDSKSNPNIVNENNLKDLDKQISNIDLGDTISVEPKEPVSKQSSNASNTDSISDKKSRRIHFNDVVEQCIAVDVIEDDSHDYDSNFSDEEEDNDEEYEYYNNESNKSQQSFIFTGHNDFEDTNDPDILGNDSDSDSNDEDGGFFLKVKSPSSSSLAPPSVSRDKQLEQVKTQDPYPGSQSSLDADATSISTTSSRIYRTIQLLPSTTLNYGSDEASSDEENPYTSSLSHNVNSSSSRGYDYYYDYNTVYTVDPNQGGYGDSANNNTPDVVDLPEDLAPYSSYDSVTEGGHESLPIIDSQVINNNVIYNNSPNTGPHSSLTSPTNLPGPGLPRSNPGGFSLNDSDSDSDSDSEDEGLSISTRSSSQSLAQQAYQSMTPANTLPVDYENKSSSGVGLNPTPVSNTVSSINPRHSSSTGLSKQSISSNSLTSQFFGTTPIRGPSSTSLADQFFNMEPSSSNEKSSPRSYPQQTQRKASPLPPHTTSANAFSGNTTPPLEKQIKRNKSSTFTFDSDSESEEEFVEDVQENVVQDSPTFSSPNSFESSYNSLSQVAGKNGIGGSEEAAPRDKNIVNQARGLANHFLALIKCFTASYDDNDNIDDGKCELVGTFSLVTQAFLGLLCLSSLIVKRSYEWPARRTWPVWFFDVSKQLLGALGVHIFNVALAIIKSKDDLDNGPLTPPKGDDDNNDDDQCSWYLLNIVFDCTIGVYVLYLVFRALNKVCRDWFHITNIKSGEYGDPNRPSITAYWKQLSIYYISLIITKGILFLFMNMFEVQLLWITSHILLVWLHDYPNEVEIFMVMFMIPVFMNCLQLILVDNIIQNPYFRLKNKLEMENGDEESTNSDITIPNVQDVDTEQSNSVDDVSSHLANNSKSSYGTFT; this is translated from the exons ATGGCGAGTCACAATATAAATGAAGTATTCACTGGTGGAGCAACCACGTCCCAACATATTGATGCTGAAGATGACGACcacttcaacaataccaCCTTTaaattgaaaagaactCGGTCCCTTGGTCTTTTAGATGAATTCATCAGTCCGTTGGAGGAAGCTAATAAGCAAGAAAACAAGGATTCAACGCGAGAAGAACAGGAATCCGAAGCTATCGAAGATCCCCCCACTAACACCTCCAAACCAACCGACAATAAGCTATCAATCAACACATCTCTTGAAGACCAGCACACCGAAAATGACAAACCTGACTCAGATAAAGCTGTCAAGACGCCGTTCAGCCCCGAGTTTATACCCcatgatgataatgatatcatcatAGAGCCCTCTATTCATGTCGACTACTTCAGTCACCAATGGGATGTATCGGACATATCCAAATCTTGGAGATACATCattcaaaagagaaaagatGTTGCCAACTCAGCTCGGTTAGAGAATGCTagttggagaacttggGCCCAAAGAAGActgaatttgaaaaccatCAATCCTAAAGAATTAAACTGGTCAAAAGAAAATGACATAACTTGGCTCTATGGTCCAATTGTTCAGGAAGCCGATgcttctgatgatgaacatGATGAACATGAAGAACATCATAAATCTACTACCGCTACATCCAAAGTGGCAGGTGACATTTCGATACCGAACAAACCAACTAAGAAAAGTATTTTAAAGAAGCGGTCAGTTCAGGACATGATGATCAGCCATGccaacttggtcaaattaGAGGCAATGGAGAATagaatgaaattgaagaaggcaCAAAGAAAAGAACAGTTGAGGAAGTACAACGAAGAGAATAAGGGTCATAAGAGAACTAGTTCCAACGAGCCACCAGAGTTTGATGACTACGAAGCAATTtctgaaaaattgaacTCTCAGTATAGAGTGAGTTCGAATCAAAGTAgttcattgaatttgataGGAATGGTGGACAGTAAGTCTAATCCAAACATAGTTAACGAAAATAATCtcaaggatttggataAGCAAATATCCAACATAGATTTGGGAGACACAATAAGCGTTGAACCCAAGGAACCGGTTTCAAAGCAATCATCGAATGCCAGCAATACAGACTCAATTTCTGATAAGAAGAGTCGTCGTATTCATTTCAACGATGTGGTCGAACAATGCATTGCTGTTGATGTTATTGAGGATGATTCTCATGATTATGATTCAAATTTCtctgatgaagaagaagacaacGATGAAGAATACGAATATTACAATAATGAATCCAATAAGTCTCAACAGAGCTTTATTTTCACTGGTCACAATGATTTTGAGGATACCAATGATCCAGATATATTGGGCAATGATTCTGATTCGGACTCTAATGATGAAGACGGAGGGTTCTTCTTAAAAGTGAAATCcccttcaagttctagtTTGGCTCCTCCTCTGGTGAGTAGAGACAAACAATTGGAACAAGTCAAAACACAAGACCCATACCCTGGCTCTCAATCGTCTCTTGATGCTGATGCTActtcaatctcaacaaccagCTCAAGGATTTACCGAACGATCCAACTATTGCCATCAACCACCTTGAATTATGGTTCCGACGAGGCATCAagtgacgaagaaaacCCTTACACTTCTAGTTTGTCTCATAATGTGAATAGTTCAAGCAGCAGAGGTTACGACTACTATTATGACTACAACACTGTGTATACGGTTGATCCTAATCAAGGGGGCTATGGAGATAGTGCCAATAACAATACTCCTGATGTGGTTGACTTACCTGAGGACTTGGCTCCTTATTCAAGCTATGATCTGGTTACCGAAGGAGGACATGAATCATTACCGATCATTGACTCTCAAGtaatcaacaacaatgtTATCTACAACAACAGCCCAAACACTGGTCCACATAGCTCATTAACTTCACCCACAAATTTGCCAGGACCCGGACTTCCACGCTCAAACCCAGGAGGTTTCAGCCTCAATGATTCAGATTCGGATTCAGACTCAGACTCAGAAGATGAAGGATTGTCAATTTCTACCCGTTCCTCAAGTCAGTCTTTAGCCCAACAGGCTTATCAGTCTATGACTCCAGCAAATACCCTTCCAGTTGATTACGAAAATAAGTCAAGTTCAGGAGTAGGATTGAATCCTACTCCTGTGTCCAATACGGTCAGTTCTATCAATCCTCGACATTCATCGTCAACCGGGTTGTCTAAACAATCCATCTCGTCTAACTCATTGACCAGTCAGTTTTTTGGTACGACCCCCATTAGAGGTCCGTCATCTACATCGTTAGCCGACCAGTTCTTTAATATGGAACCTTCGAGCTCGAATGAGAAGTCATCCCCAAGATCTTATCCCCAACAAACCCAACGCAAAGCTTCTCCTTTACCACCCCATACCACATCTGCCAATGCGTTCCTGGGAAACACAACTCCACCGCTTGAAAAACAAATTAAACGTAATAAAAGCAGCACATTCACGTTCGATTCAGATAgtgaaagtgaagaagaatttgtgGAAGATGTCCAGGAGAATGTGGTTCAGGATTCCCCAACATTTTCGTCTCCCAATAGCTTTGAGTCTTCATATAATTCGTTATCTCAAGTGGCAGGCAAAAATGGAATAGGTGGGTCAGAGGAAGCTGCTCCAAGAGATAAGAACATTGTCAATCAGGCTCGGGGATTGGCCAATCATTTTTTGG CATTGATCAAATGTTTCACAGCTTCTT atgatgataacgacAATATCGATGACGGTAAATGTGAATTAGTAGGGACGTTCTCGCTTGTAACACAAGCATTTTTGGGTCTACTTTGCTTATCTTCCTTGATAGTAAAGAGATCTTACGAGTGGCCtgcaagaagaacttggcctGTGTGGTTCTTTGACGTTTCAAAGCAGTTGTTGGGGGCGTTGGGAGTACACATATTTAATGTTGCTCTTGCAATAATTAAGCTGAAAGATGACCTTGATAATGGACCTTTGACGCCTCCAAAAGGCGATGATGACaacaatgatgatgatcaATGCAGCTGGTACCTTTTGAACATTGTGTTTGACTGTACTATTGGTGTATATGTGTTGTATCTTGTTTTCCGAGCCCTCAACAAGGTATGCCGAGACTGGTTTcatatcaccaacatcaagtcgGGAGAGTATGGAGACCCTAACCGACCTAGTATCACCGCTTACTGGAAGCAGTTGTCCATTTACTACATCTCGTTAATCATCACCAAGGGCATACTATTTTTGTTTATGAACATGTTCGAAGTGCAATTACTTTGGATCACTTCTCATATTCTTTTGGTGTGGCTTCACGACTATCCAAACGAGGTGGAAATTTTCATGGTTATGTTCATGATACCGGTCTTCATGAACTGTTTGCAgttgatcttggtggatAACATCATCCAAAACCCATATTTTAGACTCAAAAATAAGTTGGAAATGGAGAATGGCGATGAGGAATCTACGAATAGCGATATAACAATCCCAAATGTCCAGGACGTCGACACAGAGCAGAGCAATAGTGTCGACGATGTCTCTAGCCATTTGGCTAACAACAGTAAGTCCAGTTATGGAACCTTTACGTAA